A genomic region of Desulfallas thermosapovorans DSM 6562 contains the following coding sequences:
- a CDS encoding flagellar type III secretion system pore protein FliP gives MNVQPTDDPVQVVNSIKILLMLTLLSLVPAILLMTTSFTRIIVVLSLLRSAVGTQQTPPNQVIIGLALFLTVFIMAPVASQINDQAVKPYLAGEISQEQAIAACLSINIIKEN, from the coding sequence TTGAACGTACAGCCCACCGATGATCCGGTTCAGGTGGTCAACAGCATTAAAATATTGCTTATGTTGACTCTGCTTTCCCTGGTGCCGGCAATTTTATTAATGACCACCAGTTTTACCCGCATTATTGTGGTTTTGTCTTTGCTGCGCAGTGCCGTGGGCACCCAGCAAACCCCGCCCAACCAGGTAATCATCGGGCTGGCTCTTTTTCTGACTGTTTTTATCATGGCCCCGGTGGCAAGCCAGATTAATGACCAGGCAGTTAAACCTTATTTGGCCGGTGAAATATCCCAGGAGCAGGCTATAGCAGCCTGTCTGAGTATTAACATAATCAAGGAAAATTAG
- a CDS encoding flagellar biosynthetic protein FliO — MDREMLFALVEIIILLPLTCGLAYLAIRFGFGRAKSPWGFNHGKRMRVLEQVSMGPKCGLSLVQVGGKYLLFAHQEGCVVLVKELDELPAEIDIASPQWPAINQLVNNINLFGTKQGGNRH, encoded by the coding sequence GTGGATAGGGAAATGTTATTTGCCCTGGTGGAAATCATTATTTTATTGCCGCTTACCTGTGGTCTGGCTTACCTGGCTATCCGGTTTGGCTTTGGCCGGGCTAAATCTCCCTGGGGATTTAACCACGGGAAAAGGATGCGGGTTTTGGAACAGGTGTCCATGGGGCCAAAGTGCGGTCTCTCCCTGGTGCAGGTGGGGGGTAAATATTTGCTTTTTGCCCACCAGGAGGGGTGCGTGGTTCTGGTCAAGGAACTGGATGAATTACCTGCGGAAATTGATATTGCTTCGCCACAGTGGCCTGCTATTAATCAGCTGGTTAATAACATCAACCTATTTGGTACCAAGCAAGGCGGGAACAGGCATTGA
- a CDS encoding FliM/FliN family flagellar motor switch protein → MLSQRELDEFLGSFNSGKTTVKKVNFPPLRVEPGLLHSRLPIDFIGDVAVEICAELGQANMTVRDILNMKEDTVIELEKAAGDTVDLKVNGQNFARGEVIIIGNNLGVRVDRVNDIKLPSSEERDVNASG, encoded by the coding sequence GTGCTTTCACAGCGTGAATTGGATGAGTTCCTGGGCAGCTTCAATAGTGGTAAGACAACGGTGAAAAAGGTGAATTTTCCTCCGCTGCGGGTCGAGCCCGGGCTACTGCACTCCCGGTTGCCCATTGATTTTATCGGTGATGTTGCGGTTGAAATTTGTGCCGAATTGGGACAGGCAAATATGACGGTACGGGATATTTTAAACATGAAGGAAGATACCGTAATTGAGCTGGAAAAGGCTGCCGGTGACACTGTCGATCTAAAAGTGAACGGGCAGAATTTTGCCCGGGGTGAGGTTATTATCATCGGTAATAACCTGGGGGTGAGGGTGGACCGGGTGAATGATATTAAACTGCCCTCCTCCGAAGAAAGGGATGTAAATGCCAGTGGATAG
- a CDS encoding flagellar basal body-associated FliL family protein has product MALRKSKKEDKKNKNKAPAVDNPGRGNLLAMFFMMLAVFLVGAGMVIGYFKFLDPDNKEAVANEKAGQNIPLAAMDLGDMVVNLSGGAGGHFLKASIVIEYNADKKVAELVESKKPHIIEAIQFTLRKKSAGDIKPPEATEKLKQELIKAVNERLGTEDAVQRIIFTQFIVQ; this is encoded by the coding sequence ATGGCACTGAGAAAAAGCAAAAAGGAAGATAAAAAAAATAAAAATAAGGCTCCTGCCGTTGATAACCCGGGGCGCGGTAACCTGCTGGCTATGTTCTTTATGATGCTGGCGGTGTTTTTGGTGGGGGCAGGCATGGTCATCGGCTATTTTAAATTCCTTGACCCGGACAATAAAGAAGCTGTGGCCAATGAAAAGGCCGGCCAGAATATCCCACTGGCGGCCATGGATTTGGGCGATATGGTGGTTAACCTGTCGGGGGGCGCCGGCGGCCATTTCCTTAAAGCCAGTATCGTCATCGAATACAATGCGGACAAAAAGGTGGCGGAACTGGTTGAGAGCAAAAAACCCCATATTATTGAAGCCATACAATTTACCCTGCGTAAAAAATCTGCCGGTGATATCAAACCTCCCGAAGCCACCGAAAAATTAAAGCAGGAGCTGATTAAAGCCGTTAATGAGCGTCTTGGAACAGAGGATGCTGTGCAAAGGATTATCTTTACTCAGTTTATTGTTCAGTAA
- a CDS encoding flagellar hook-basal body complex protein, protein MISSLYSGILGMKTHQTRMDVIGNNISNVNTNGYKASRANFQDVMYQTVKQGSLKTNPAQRGIGTTLASINTYMTPGALQPTGRTLDLGISGSGFFKVVDGDIEYYTREGVFYLTRSGDIVNSSGYTLVGETWNKAKKEVSVTDPDAVIIAKATGGTYAVNNKNITIESIGDGTKLNGYTIEFDTSTDLSTVNSTDKIITVGIQTASDQEDIKKAINDAIDLEPSLNGVDVNFNVTGTLDNAELATLELNISTSRASGTANEGDPSKEVTITTAGDGTKLDGYTIEFTTSGDSKVNTNTKTIIVNISGVSDTDGFKAAINNVISGVQSLQNMKIANISYNGTDIETDLAGQSMTISTPKKSIQLQGVLADGTKVAAPVEIDLSSSEALTLDQVINQINVYQEKSGVMAYKYTDDNDITRLALTTVYNGYDEKYESDTALEIVCNGFETTSGDPDLNASVTISGYNPGAALSIINIPVADLTIQSDGIISGTDNNNVPIMFAGGADAAKISLFTFNNQDGLERYQNNLFKESASSGPGVGGVAGSNGYGTIESGYLEMSNVELTDEFSNMITTQRGYQANSRIITVSDTMLEELLNLKR, encoded by the coding sequence ATGATTAGTTCATTATATTCCGGTATATTGGGTATGAAAACCCACCAGACGCGCATGGACGTCATCGGTAACAATATATCCAACGTCAATACAAACGGCTATAAGGCCAGCCGGGCCAACTTTCAGGACGTTATGTACCAAACAGTAAAACAAGGTAGCCTTAAGACCAATCCGGCCCAGAGGGGGATCGGTACCACCCTTGCCAGCATAAATACTTACATGACCCCCGGGGCATTGCAACCCACCGGCCGGACACTAGACCTTGGTATTTCCGGCAGCGGTTTTTTTAAAGTTGTCGATGGTGATATTGAGTATTACACCCGGGAAGGTGTCTTTTATCTGACCCGCAGCGGTGATATCGTTAACTCCAGTGGCTATACACTGGTGGGGGAAACCTGGAATAAGGCGAAAAAGGAAGTTAGCGTAACGGACCCTGATGCTGTAATTATTGCTAAGGCAACGGGTGGAACTTATGCGGTTAATAATAAAAATATTACAATAGAGTCTATAGGTGATGGCACAAAATTGAACGGTTATACTATAGAGTTTGATACTAGCACCGACTTAAGCACAGTTAATAGTACTGATAAGATAATTACTGTTGGGATTCAAACTGCTAGCGATCAAGAGGATATAAAGAAAGCAATTAACGATGCAATTGACCTTGAACCAAGTTTAAACGGAGTGGATGTTAACTTTAACGTAACGGGTACGCTTGATAACGCTGAACTAGCAACATTGGAGCTTAACATATCCACTTCCCGGGCATCGGGAACGGCAAATGAAGGTGACCCTAGTAAAGAAGTTACCATTACAACTGCCGGCGACGGAACAAAATTGGATGGCTATACAATAGAGTTTACAACTAGCGGAGACAGCAAAGTTAACACCAATACAAAAACAATAATAGTAAATATTAGCGGGGTTTCTGATACGGATGGTTTTAAAGCGGCAATTAATAATGTAATTAGTGGGGTGCAAAGTCTTCAAAATATGAAAATTGCAAATATCAGCTACAACGGCACTGATATTGAAACCGACCTTGCAGGGCAAAGTATGACCATCTCAACCCCCAAAAAATCCATACAGCTCCAGGGTGTGCTGGCGGATGGAACCAAAGTTGCCGCTCCAGTTGAAATAGACCTTTCATCCTCCGAGGCTTTGACTTTGGATCAAGTAATCAATCAGATCAATGTTTACCAGGAAAAATCAGGGGTAATGGCGTACAAGTATACCGATGATAATGATATTACAAGGTTGGCTTTAACAACTGTGTACAACGGTTACGATGAAAAATACGAATCAGACACCGCACTGGAGATTGTATGTAATGGGTTCGAAACAACCTCCGGTGATCCTGATCTCAATGCATCGGTAACTATAAGCGGTTATAATCCCGGCGCTGCCCTCAGTATAATTAACATCCCCGTTGCCGACCTTACCATTCAAAGCGACGGTATAATATCGGGTACGGATAACAATAACGTGCCGATTATGTTTGCCGGTGGTGCGGACGCAGCAAAAATTTCCCTGTTTACCTTTAATAACCAGGACGGACTGGAAAGGTATCAAAATAATCTATTCAAAGAGAGCGCCAGTAGCGGCCCAGGAGTAGGTGGCGTTGCCGGCAGTAACGGTTACGGCACCATCGAATCGGGCTATCTGGAAATGTCCAACGTGGAACTAACCGATGAGTTTTCCAATATGATCACCACCCAGCGGGGCTACCAGGCCAATTCCCGCATCATCACGGTATCCGATACCATGTTGGAAGAGCTATTAAACCTGAAGCGCTAG
- a CDS encoding flagellar hook-basal body protein, with translation MIRSMYLGLSGMRNYQVRLDVVGNNIANSSTTGFKAGRANFKDTMYVTMGANDSCQIGTGLSVSDVSNNFSQGITMFTGRPLDLAISGNGFFAVRDEESDRLMFTRDGSFFINNEGNIVNASGLLLEGVGGIPEEYTVEDIIIDENGEVYALDSEGNREDFGQIVLYNFPNVNGLTKIGNNLYLANDISGEYIEGTPGEESFGVIKSGYLENSNTDMAQEMANLIETQRGYQASTKVFTTADEILQSIIELKR, from the coding sequence GTGATTCGTTCTATGTATTTGGGCCTATCAGGTATGCGCAACTACCAGGTGCGCCTGGACGTGGTGGGCAATAACATAGCCAATTCCAGCACCACCGGGTTCAAGGCGGGAAGGGCCAATTTCAAGGATACTATGTATGTGACCATGGGAGCCAACGATTCCTGCCAGATAGGCACCGGCCTGTCGGTATCTGACGTGTCGAACAACTTTTCCCAGGGGATCACAATGTTCACCGGCAGGCCCCTGGACCTGGCCATCAGCGGTAACGGGTTCTTTGCCGTGCGCGATGAAGAATCCGACCGGTTGATGTTTACCCGAGATGGTTCATTCTTTATTAACAACGAGGGCAATATCGTTAATGCCTCCGGTTTATTGTTGGAGGGTGTCGGGGGTATCCCTGAGGAATATACTGTGGAAGATATTATAATTGATGAAAATGGTGAGGTATATGCCCTGGACTCGGAGGGCAACAGGGAAGATTTCGGCCAAATAGTTTTGTATAACTTTCCCAATGTAAATGGCTTGACGAAAATCGGCAACAATTTATACCTGGCCAATGATATATCCGGGGAATATATAGAAGGCACACCCGGGGAAGAGTCTTTCGGAGTTATCAAATCCGGGTACTTGGAGAACTCCAATACTGATATGGCTCAGGAAATGGCCAATCTCATCGAAACCCAGCGGGGCTACCAGGCCAGCACCAAGGTTTTCACCACCGCTGACGAAATATTGCAGTCAATTATTGAACTCAAGCGGTAA
- a CDS encoding TIGR02530 family flagellar biosynthesis protein, translating to MEIKGLHILPEPIINKPAGNTPAGQKNQSIKESTAFQEILSRELAGDSKIKVSVHAQRRLAERNIVLGRQDWEKINHAVNKAQAKGASNSLVIHGDTALIVSVKNRTVISAMDENDMREHIFTNIDSAVIIK from the coding sequence ATGGAAATAAAAGGCTTGCACATTTTGCCGGAACCAATCATAAATAAACCCGCCGGCAACACACCAGCTGGCCAAAAAAATCAGTCTATCAAGGAAAGCACGGCTTTCCAGGAAATATTGTCCCGGGAACTGGCCGGGGACAGCAAAATTAAAGTTTCTGTCCATGCCCAACGCAGGCTGGCGGAAAGAAATATTGTTCTTGGCCGGCAAGACTGGGAAAAAATCAATCACGCTGTAAATAAAGCACAGGCCAAAGGTGCCAGCAATTCACTGGTGATCCATGGTGACACGGCACTGATAGTGAGTGTTAAAAACCGTACGGTAATATCCGCCATGGATGAAAATGATATGCGGGAGCATATTTTTACCAATATCGACAGTGCCGTCATTATAAAATAG
- a CDS encoding flagellar hook assembly protein FlgD, whose translation MPEAVNNNNNNYYLPEKNKPSGGTNSLADPEAFLKILVAQLKYQNPLEPQDSSAFVAQLTQMATMEQMFNVGRSMDNLAGKYEMARYFELIGEQVFLNDNNEVVAGVVGGVVMSDGKPRFYLQEDPDAKHYTLEQILSVTGGASYNIIDYLSLVGHGVVVQSGASKVEGIVEKIIMQNGEVAVWVNGAAYRIDEIKEIHGVSKETAPEPREPEPVDTGEKETENREPPGDADAPAQE comes from the coding sequence ATGCCCGAAGCTGTAAACAATAATAATAACAATTACTATTTACCCGAAAAAAATAAACCGTCCGGCGGCACAAATTCCCTTGCCGACCCCGAGGCATTTCTAAAAATACTGGTGGCCCAGTTGAAATACCAGAACCCGCTGGAGCCCCAGGACAGTTCCGCCTTTGTGGCCCAGTTGACCCAAATGGCCACCATGGAACAGATGTTCAATGTCGGCCGCAGCATGGACAACCTGGCCGGCAAATATGAGATGGCCCGTTACTTTGAATTAATCGGCGAGCAGGTTTTTCTCAACGACAATAATGAAGTTGTGGCCGGTGTAGTTGGCGGGGTTGTCATGAGCGATGGTAAACCAAGGTTTTACTTGCAGGAGGATCCCGACGCTAAACATTACACCCTGGAACAGATTTTAAGCGTGACCGGCGGTGCCAGTTACAACATTATTGATTATTTGTCACTGGTGGGGCACGGTGTTGTGGTCCAAAGCGGTGCATCAAAGGTAGAGGGCATAGTGGAAAAAATTATCATGCAAAATGGTGAGGTTGCTGTTTGGGTAAATGGTGCCGCATACAGGATAGATGAAATAAAAGAAATTCACGGTGTAAGCAAAGAAACAGCCCCGGAGCCCCGGGAACCTGAACCGGTGGATACCGGAGAGAAAGAAACGGAAAACCGCGAACCACCTGGCGATGCGGATGCCCCTGCACAAGAATAA
- a CDS encoding flagellar hook-length control protein FliK encodes MPVVPANYGGNGEPSSQSSTTGTGAGDGFGHMLKLLAVDAGHVGKNQAGNNNRKDAGLATENDDKSVIEKSHQTLLIGYLEQLLHNTQLEQPGQAFPYNITPGSRDLLGHWQLQSVNSSGLEQLAAHQAITSKTVELLQALALGDYSPANRFIGHPAGSVSGNAAPEITELLDQLRLQASDSNGFNQAATNTASNDTGVNLPKIANLAAMINNDDLSPEQLLRLLMAIKTSGKTAIPGSGTGVENQGQSMMMQRDDNASNPKGWQETQSNILQHDKNTINALDAAKKINTETSVSNALPESDTAYGRPGAEKQAVKVNLYAGMPFNRPVINVNGTNLPGALPGEVSRDGSTGHQQPDVAQVGANLTLANASTTRAAGHEAISFLRNTDTPLFAQLAEAVRGHVLHHGQGQTQIRLQLHPASLGEVNIKLTYQDGNITTHFHAATEQARQAIENSIHQLREALAGYHLNLQSATVSAGDDGNRWGQQENHGQQFKKRPGHIVNMPDKTGETNTAAGTETTQAGSINRLNYFA; translated from the coding sequence ATGCCGGTTGTGCCGGCTAATTACGGTGGCAATGGCGAGCCTTCATCGCAGTCGTCAACTACTGGTACGGGTGCCGGTGATGGTTTTGGGCACATGCTAAAGCTTTTGGCAGTAGATGCAGGCCACGTTGGTAAAAACCAGGCGGGTAATAATAACCGGAAAGATGCAGGGTTGGCTACGGAGAATGACGATAAGTCAGTAATTGAAAAATCACACCAGACCTTGCTAATAGGATATTTGGAACAGCTTTTGCACAATACACAATTAGAACAGCCCGGCCAGGCATTTCCTTATAACATTACTCCCGGATCCCGGGACTTGCTGGGCCACTGGCAATTGCAGTCTGTCAATAGCAGTGGTTTGGAGCAGTTGGCCGCCCACCAGGCTATTACATCAAAAACGGTGGAGTTGCTGCAGGCATTGGCGTTGGGTGATTATTCACCGGCTAACCGGTTTATTGGCCACCCGGCCGGTTCCGTTTCCGGTAATGCAGCCCCGGAAATTACGGAACTGCTGGACCAGTTGCGTTTACAGGCCAGTGACAGCAATGGATTTAATCAAGCCGCTACAAACACGGCATCAAATGACACCGGTGTAAACTTGCCAAAGATAGCCAATCTTGCTGCCATGATAAACAATGACGATTTATCACCCGAGCAATTATTGCGCTTGTTAATGGCCATTAAAACCAGTGGTAAGACGGCAATACCCGGTAGTGGCACAGGTGTGGAAAACCAGGGGCAAAGTATGATGATGCAAAGAGATGACAATGCATCTAATCCAAAGGGCTGGCAGGAAACCCAAAGCAATATACTGCAACACGATAAAAATACTATCAATGCGCTGGATGCAGCTAAAAAAATTAATACCGAAACTTCAGTATCAAATGCATTACCTGAAAGTGATACGGCATACGGGCGGCCGGGTGCCGAAAAACAAGCGGTTAAAGTTAATTTATACGCCGGCATGCCATTTAACAGGCCGGTGATAAATGTTAACGGTACAAATTTACCCGGTGCTTTGCCAGGGGAAGTATCCCGGGATGGTAGCACTGGCCACCAGCAACCGGACGTGGCACAGGTGGGCGCAAACTTGACGTTGGCCAATGCCAGTACCACCAGAGCAGCGGGTCATGAAGCCATATCTTTTTTGAGGAATACTGATACGCCATTATTTGCACAACTGGCTGAGGCTGTGCGGGGGCATGTGCTCCATCATGGGCAGGGGCAGACCCAAATCCGGCTGCAATTACACCCGGCCAGTTTGGGCGAGGTAAACATTAAATTAACCTATCAGGATGGAAATATCACCACTCATTTTCATGCCGCCACTGAACAGGCCAGGCAGGCCATTGAAAACTCCATACATCAATTGCGCGAAGCCCTGGCCGGTTATCATTTAAACCTGCAAAGTGCCACGGTATCCGCGGGAGATGACGGTAACCGTTGGGGACAGCAGGAAAACCACGGACAGCAATTTAAAAAGCGGCCTGGCCATATTGTAAACATGCCTGACAAAACCGGGGAAACAAACACCGCTGCCGGCACCGAAACAACACAGGCAGGCAGTATAAACCGCCTTAACTATTTTGCCTGA
- the fliJ gene encoding flagellar export protein FliJ, whose translation MKKFQFRLEPVLKHRESCEEMAAQEQARVLREYQQKYAVLQEAREKLARAVQGCRVMDQFDLINMQAYCNYMSDEVQKREIALHNTSQKLEESRKKLIKAMQDKSVVARLKENQLHCYNRQLLACVQKENDEIAIQQFIRRVK comes from the coding sequence ATGAAAAAATTCCAGTTCCGCCTGGAACCGGTATTAAAGCACAGGGAATCCTGTGAGGAAATGGCCGCACAGGAACAGGCCCGCGTTCTGCGGGAATACCAGCAAAAATATGCGGTGCTGCAAGAAGCCAGGGAAAAACTGGCCAGGGCCGTCCAGGGCTGCCGGGTCATGGACCAGTTTGATTTAATCAACATGCAGGCCTATTGCAACTACATGTCCGACGAGGTGCAAAAACGGGAGATTGCGCTGCACAATACCAGCCAGAAGCTGGAAGAATCCCGTAAAAAATTAATCAAAGCCATGCAGGATAAATCCGTGGTGGCCAGGCTCAAGGAGAACCAGTTGCACTGCTACAACCGGCAGCTTCTCGCCTGTGTGCAAAAGGAAAACGATGAAATAGCCATTCAACAATTTATACGCCGGGTTAAATGA
- the fliI gene encoding flagellar protein export ATPase FliI — translation MQEYIREIQRWRQKVQQVKLVRSTGKVTKVIGLTVEVKGVTAGVGEVCDIIVPGESEPVMAEVVGFQEDSSILMPLGELRGLYPGCLVVPRGESLTVKVGDELLGKVLDGLGRPMNGGGINVQQNFTVNNAPPDPLERKRINEIFTTGVRAIDALLTCGKGQRIGIFAGSGVGKSTLLGMMARFCSADLNVIALIGERGREVLEFIENDLGHEGLARSVVVAATSDQPALVRLKGAFVASAIAEYFRDRGQDVLLFMDSVTRFAMAQREVGLAIGEPPATRGYTPSVFSLLPKLLERSGTARRGTITAFYTVLVEADDMNEPVADAVRGILDGHIVLSRELAARNHYPAIDVLQSVSRLMNDLAGSEHKQLAARLRNLLATYKKSEDLINVGAYARGSNKAIDEAIKFYPKINQFLCQDVNEKSDFNKTIQDLMFLRK, via the coding sequence ATGCAGGAATATATCAGGGAAATACAGAGATGGCGGCAAAAGGTTCAGCAAGTGAAATTAGTGCGGTCCACAGGTAAAGTTACCAAGGTTATTGGCCTGACTGTGGAGGTTAAGGGCGTTACAGCCGGGGTGGGTGAGGTTTGTGATATTATCGTGCCCGGTGAAAGTGAACCTGTAATGGCGGAAGTGGTGGGTTTTCAGGAGGATTCCTCCATATTAATGCCGCTTGGTGAATTACGGGGATTATACCCGGGTTGTCTGGTGGTACCCAGGGGGGAGTCACTGACCGTAAAGGTGGGTGATGAGCTTTTGGGCAAGGTGCTGGATGGCCTGGGCAGGCCTATGAACGGTGGCGGCATAAATGTTCAGCAAAATTTTACAGTTAACAACGCTCCGCCGGACCCGCTGGAAAGAAAGCGTATCAATGAGATTTTTACCACTGGTGTTCGTGCAATTGATGCGCTATTGACCTGCGGCAAAGGGCAGCGTATCGGCATTTTCGCCGGCAGCGGGGTGGGTAAGAGCACTTTGCTGGGTATGATGGCCAGGTTTTGCAGCGCGGATTTGAATGTAATAGCACTAATAGGTGAGCGCGGGCGCGAAGTGCTGGAATTTATCGAGAATGATTTAGGCCACGAAGGATTGGCCCGTTCCGTGGTGGTGGCCGCCACCTCGGACCAGCCTGCTCTGGTGAGATTAAAGGGTGCCTTTGTGGCCAGCGCCATTGCCGAGTATTTCCGTGACCGGGGCCAGGATGTGTTGCTGTTCATGGATTCCGTCACCCGCTTTGCCATGGCCCAGCGGGAAGTGGGCCTGGCCATCGGGGAGCCTCCAGCCACCAGGGGGTATACCCCCTCGGTATTCAGCCTGCTGCCCAAGTTGCTGGAACGTTCCGGTACCGCCAGGCGGGGTACCATTACTGCCTTTTATACCGTACTGGTGGAAGCGGACGATATGAATGAACCCGTCGCTGATGCGGTGAGAGGGATTTTGGACGGCCATATTGTGCTTTCCCGGGAACTTGCGGCCCGTAATCACTATCCCGCCATTGATGTGCTCCAAAGCGTAAGCAGGTTGATGAATGACCTGGCCGGTTCTGAGCACAAGCAACTGGCGGCCCGGTTGCGAAATCTTTTGGCTACCTACAAAAAGTCCGAGGACTTAATTAACGTAGGGGCTTATGCCAGGGGATCCAATAAGGCAATAGATGAAGCTATAAAGTTTTACCCCAAAATTAACCAGTTTTTATGCCAGGACGTCAACGAAAAATCAGATTTCAATAAAACCATACAGGATTTGATGTTCTTGAGGAAGTGA
- a CDS encoding FliH/SctL family protein produces the protein MPLLHKIIRNEEMVLGDLMHRHSLDIRHTFLLKKKQSPPLEKNKEQIAESDKKAKETDAAIRQLLSEARQEAEAIIENARKEAGEIIAGACRQATSEAEKIKADAAREGRDKGYKEGMDAAMQEAASIKKQARAVLALAEEARREMLAGLKDEVRSLALEIAEKILNRELRASADAVLDIVHECLQLVANRSYVVLWVHPRDKEICEQQRDHLLGHLPPRAELHIMASDEVEPGGCVVETDYGKVDAKLSTRWQALLAALSEGSE, from the coding sequence ATGCCATTATTACATAAAATAATCCGTAATGAAGAAATGGTGCTGGGTGATTTGATGCACCGGCATTCTCTGGATATAAGGCATACCTTTTTACTCAAAAAAAAGCAAAGCCCTCCGCTTGAAAAAAATAAGGAGCAGATCGCTGAATCTGATAAAAAAGCAAAAGAAACGGATGCAGCAATCCGGCAATTATTGTCCGAGGCCAGGCAGGAAGCCGAAGCTATTATTGAAAATGCTCGAAAGGAGGCCGGCGAGATTATTGCTGGTGCCTGCCGGCAGGCTACCTCAGAGGCGGAAAAAATAAAAGCTGATGCGGCTCGGGAAGGCCGGGACAAGGGTTACAAAGAGGGCATGGATGCCGCTATGCAGGAGGCGGCATCCATAAAAAAACAGGCCAGAGCAGTGCTGGCGTTGGCTGAGGAAGCTCGCCGGGAGATGCTGGCCGGGTTAAAGGATGAGGTGCGTTCCCTGGCGCTGGAAATTGCTGAAAAAATTTTGAACCGGGAGCTGCGGGCCAGTGCGGATGCAGTGCTGGATATTGTTCACGAGTGCTTGCAATTGGTGGCTAACCGCTCTTATGTGGTTTTATGGGTTCATCCCCGGGATAAAGAAATTTGCGAACAGCAACGTGACCATTTATTGGGACATTTACCCCCCCGGGCTGAATTGCACATCATGGCCAGTGACGAGGTGGAGCCGGGCGGCTGTGTTGTGGAAACTGATTATGGTAAGGTGGACGCCAAGCTATCCACCAGATGGCAAGCCCTGCTGGCTGCATTAAGTGAAGGATCTGAATAG
- the fliG gene encoding flagellar motor switch protein FliG: MSGSAAKLNGLQKTAILLISLGSDLSAAILKKNFHQEDIEKITQQISMMNTVPREVQEEVLEEFAQMLQAREFLMVGGPEYAKEMLQKALGDSKALEILEKVQRTIKNRPFSTLRKTDPKHLLSFIRDEHPQVIALILTHLHSEQAALILSALSPEQQSDIARRIAITDRVSPEMMREVESILERKLSMVEQSEQSLSGIKALVDIINRVDRGTEKTILEELEITDPELTEEIRKLLFVFEDIVKLPDSSIQRVLREVDPKDLARAMRASNEDVQERVFKNMSKRASDMLRDEIKYMGPVRLRDVEESQQRIVQIIRRLDESGEIIIARGGEDAIIT; encoded by the coding sequence ATGTCTGGTTCTGCGGCAAAGCTTAACGGATTACAGAAAACTGCCATATTATTGATTTCCCTGGGCTCGGATTTGTCCGCTGCTATATTGAAAAAGAACTTTCATCAAGAGGATATTGAAAAAATTACCCAGCAAATATCCATGATGAATACCGTGCCCAGAGAGGTGCAGGAGGAAGTGCTGGAAGAGTTTGCTCAGATGCTGCAAGCACGGGAGTTTTTAATGGTGGGTGGGCCCGAATATGCCAAAGAAATGCTCCAAAAGGCCCTCGGTGATTCCAAAGCACTGGAAATACTGGAAAAGGTACAAAGAACCATTAAAAACAGGCCCTTTAGCACGCTGCGCAAAACAGATCCCAAACATTTACTTTCGTTTATTCGCGATGAACACCCCCAGGTGATCGCTTTGATATTAACCCACCTGCACAGTGAACAGGCGGCCTTGATTCTGTCCGCCTTAAGTCCCGAACAGCAAAGCGATATCGCCCGCCGTATTGCTATAACCGACCGTGTTTCGCCGGAAATGATGCGCGAAGTTGAGAGCATCCTGGAGCGAAAATTATCAATGGTGGAACAAAGCGAGCAGAGTTTGAGCGGCATAAAGGCGCTGGTGGATATTATCAACCGGGTTGACCGGGGTACCGAAAAAACAATACTGGAAGAACTGGAGATTACCGACCCCGAATTAACCGAGGAAATACGCAAACTGTTGTTTGTGTTTGAGGATATTGTCAAACTACCTGATTCCTCCATTCAGCGAGTGTTGAGGGAAGTGGATCCCAAGGATTTGGCCAGGGCTATGCGGGCCAGCAACGAGGATGTTCAGGAGCGGGTATTTAAAAATATGTCCAAGCGTGCTTCCGATATGCTGCGTGATGAAATTAAATACATGGGACCGGTTCGCCTGCGGGATGTGGAAGAATCACAGCAAAGGATTGTGCAGATTATCAGAAGACTGGATGAAAGCGGTGAAATTATCATAGCGCGAGGTGGAGAGGATGCCATTATTACATAA